DNA sequence from the Nicotiana tomentosiformis chromosome 3, ASM39032v3, whole genome shotgun sequence genome:
aatagaaaccccaaattgattttgaatttcagcgtggaaggtctggaaaatagaaaacaactcagatcgattttttatcaaaaatatccaagtgcacctggaataatcatcaatgaaactgacaaagtagcggaatcctaaggtggaactgacccgactaggaccccaaacatctgaatggactaaagtaaaaggtgactctgctcgattatcaagacgccgagggaaatgggagcgggtatgcttaccgagctgacatgactcacactctagagctgacaagtgagataaaccagataccattttctgaagttttgacaaactgggatgtcctaaccgtttatgtaataaatctggtgaatcagtaacatgataagttgtagaaggaagacaagatgtgagttcatgtgatttagcaagaataaggtaataaagtccgtttgattcacgcccggtacTAATGATCCaccccgtactgcgttcctgtataaaaacatggtcatcaagaaataaaacaacgcatttaagtgatttggctaagcgactaacaactatgagattagaaggactattgggaacataaaggactgaatctaaaggtaaggaaggaagtgggcttgcttgacctattgcagttgccatgatttgagacccattggccattgtgacttttggaagagattgagaatacgaaatagtagtgaaaagagatttgttaccagaaatatgatctgatgcacatgaatcaatgacccaagacttaGAGGAcgaagattgggagaaacaagtcacgctattacctgtttgaacaacagaagctatctcagaagatgtctgcttacatgctttatactgaaggaactcaatatactctGCTAAAGAAGCCATCCGACaattcaaagcatcggttcccatgtcgctacaatttgtagcagtagggttaacttgaaatagtggaaataaataactcctgtgagaaaactgaagaaatagcttgaaaaaacactgtttacagcaggaaaacaGAACACTGTTCTGTGCCGGAAACACTATTTCACGCcggaaacactgtagctcgccggaaaatttcaaagttgtcggaatttgttgtaaccaggatggatagactcggaattcctttgtgagcaagctgtcctgaagaaatattttcaaaaaatggccagaaaggtcactgttcacgccggaaaaatataaaagtggccggaatttgatttgaattagatgggtaggttcggaattttgaggagagcacactgtcctgaagaagcttcACGAAAAAATTGCCGGAAAGTGGCCGGAACCCTCGTCGGAAAAGTTGTTGCCGCCGCGTGGAGGAGCGTGGcggcttttctgccggataaaatttcaggggttggtagtcggagggtgatctacctcgtggtggtgttggttttagcacaacaccgacagaaagtgacttttacttagacaagccttaggtcaccggaaaaattacacgatgactaagttctttcttcccggttaacgctggaatgacgcacaacgatcttttctcactaatgctctgataccatgtgagaaggcacgggagaaaatatgttattgatattagatgataaatacaatacaagaggtccctatttatagctatacactacaaggagatattactcctcttccaatgtgggacaagactacactatacatatctataaactaacaaGAGTCATTAGACCTTTGGCTAATAGTTCAGTTGTTCCTAGAGGAATTCACTCTGGGCATCCAAAAAAAGGGAGGGCTGTATCAGTGCCTGGGAGAATTATCCATCCCTCTAATAGAAGCTGATGATGTGAACTTAGAGCTCTTATCCCTCTTTCTAGATCATCTTGCTACACGCCATCTGTCAAAATGTTAAATGTGTTGCTTATCTCAGATATCTGCTCGCCAGGCAAGTTGACAGTTAGCACTTCCTTTCCTCTTTAAGACTCTTCAATTTCTCGCCAAATTGTCCACATCATTGTTGGAAATGTCACTTCCCAAGCAATGTCTCTATTTCTTCTTGTAATTCTGTCGCGACTCTGGAAAATGGTTCTTCATGTTTCCTTGCATACTCAACTGATATCTCTCATGTTTAGCATCTTATTCCATGCCCTTGCTACAGTGTAACTTTGAGAAATAAGTAGAAGAGTTTGGTGGAATGCATCAAAACAATATCTTACGCCTGAATGCTTCTATATGCACTCTTTACTATGCTTTTTTAAAGGTAAAATAACTTTATTATGATTGTAATTAGTTTGGAAAACAAGCTGTATAACCATAAAGTAGAAAATCCGCAAAAAAGATGATTCTCTATAAAAGATACCCAATCTCCTTACAAACTGGATTCTAATTGGTGCACCAAAAAGAAATTAGAGGTAATATTCATCAATGTACACAATCACTTTCTATCCCTTCAACAGCTCTCATATTTCTATCCCTTTAAAGGAAGGACATAAGAGCTAGTGGAGCAATATCCCACACCTTTGTCTTCTCTCCCTTCTTCTGAAAGCACAACTTAATATTGCCTCCTTCACTGTGCCTGACATCCTCCATTGTAAGCCGAACCATTTCAAAATCTCCCACCATAACTGATATGCTACATATAATGCAAAAGGAGATGATCTATATCTTTACACGAAGTGTTATACATAAAAAACCAACTGACATATGTAATCCTCCTCGTTCTAGTTTCGCTGTTGAGATCACTCCTCTTACTGTCAACCAAGCCAAAAAACATACCTTTCTGGTGTCCCAGCCAAATTGATTGATACAGGGATGCTAGTTCTTCTCTAACCAAAAGCTTATGGTAATACGACTTAACTGAGAGCCTCCTGTTGATCCCAACCCCATCTCCATTAGTCCTGTTTGACAAGCAATGCGTTTACCTTGTAGAACATTTCAAATAGGCTTTCAAGTTCATCTATCTCCCAATCTTGAAGACACTCCTCCTATACTTCAAGTCCCATTGAATTCCTCCTCATGCATCCTTCTTACCCGCTGTTCTGTCATTTCTTTCCGTAGATGTTTGGAAATGTGTGAATCAACCACACCACATGTGCTTCCAAAAATTGCCCCTAGTTCCATCCCCAACCCTAAATATGACTTATCCGCTGAACTCGTCCCATCCCTTCATAATATTCCTCCACAGGCTGCTCCCAAAAGGAAAATGTGTTTTAAGTCCTCGGCCCCATCCACCTTTCATGTTTTTCTGCTATTACCCCCTCCATAGAGCTTGTTCCTCGATCTCAAATCTCTATGTAGAGCCTTGCTGAAAACATGAAGATCTATCCGTGAGGCCTCCCCATCTCTTTGGTGTCGTTACTCTCTCCCATCTGACTAAGTGAAGCTTCGGAGCCCCCTTTCCTTACTCCCATAAGCAGTTCCTTTGGAGTCTCTCTAATTTATATGAATACTAACCAATGCTTGTAGCGGTGACATGAAGCATGTCGGAATAGTCGACAAAACACTCTGTACTCCCTTCCTCCCTTTTGACAAATAGTTCCTCTGCCATCCTGCTAATCtcttttcaactctttcaatCATCACTTTTCACTGTGTTTGGTCCTTGTTAGACGCACACAAGGCACACCAAGATGTATAGTGGGTAGAGCTCCAAATCGATATGGTCCACTGCGCCGCCCACTCACATGATCTCATACTTTGTGAGGTTTATCTTCAGATCTTGATACTATCTCATACCATATTGGGTTAATGTCTGCATCACAAACACTAATGTGTTGTCCGCGAACAAGTAGTGGGTAAATTGGCTCCCATCACTGTCGAGAAGTCCCTCAAGTATCCACCTACAACTGCTTTGTCCATCATTTTTGTTCCAGTAGTATCAAAGTCAATGTGCCCTGCAGTCTGAGTCCCCTCGGACTGCCAAAGACACCGCATGGACTGCCATTCACCGCAACCAAGTTCTATCTGACTATTGATAAGCAGAACTTGATCCACCTCAATCAATGAAGTTATTTTGACCCCAATTTACCATCATACATCTTTTACATGTGGATTCATGCTAGTAGGTATTGCTAATTGAGCATCTTTTAATGATCACTTGCAAATCATGATtgctattgttattatatttCCTATGGGTTTATCACTTCAACCAATTACTAACTTTCTTACAATTCTGCAATTAAATTTTTAGATATTATTATAATCGAAGGACAAGAATCTCTAGCTGGGAGAAACCTCTAGAGCTGATGACAGATATGGAGGTGAGGTCACTTGTCAGCCAGCTTTTAGTCTTTTGCTTTATgcagacaagagtgggttgctctagtggtaagcaccctccacttccaactaagaggttgtgagttcgagtcaccccaagagcaagttggggagttcttggagggagggagccgagggtttaTCGTAatcagcctctctaccctagggtaggggtaaggtctgcgtacacactaccctccccagaccccactagtgggattatactgggttgttgttgttgttgttgctttatGCAGATAGTGACAGTTTAGTTTTATCCAATTTCTTGTACTTAAAAAAAAAGTTTTATCCTATTCTTGAAGTATGAAGCTTAACACTCTTTCTTTCCTGAACATCTGTGATTTCTGCATAATGTTCGGAGAGAGAGAGCAGATCTCTCTGATCTTGCTATACTATGTAGTCTTCAATTGGGATATTCATTTGCCTTTTGTTTCCAGTATAGCTATAAAAGATTTTGTATTTTCCACTATTGTTCTAAAAGATGTGTGTTAAGCATATGCAATACATGattattttgggccatttttttACCAGCAATTTTTTTGTCTTGATTAATGTAATGTCATTGTTACTCTATAGCTAGATGGGGAGTGGAAACTTGATGTAAGACTGAGGTTCACTCTTCACATTCTGGTTTACAGAAGAGTAGTTTGGCTGGTGGGGAGATTTTTGGACTTTGATTGTTTAAGGTGAGGGACAAATATTAAGGGACTAAGAGCTGGAGGTATAAGGAAGTCTGAACACTTGCAAGTTACAAAGCAGTAATGTTACTATTCAAAGCGTAAAATTTTATCCTATTGAAATAAATATGCACAAAACATGGAAGAAGTAAAAAAGTGGAAGAATGATAATTTAGGATTTTGCCAAGACCCCAAAAATTAATCTGTTGAGGATGGTCCCAAATCACAAATAAACTTTATAAACTTTTGGAAATTAATTCAAGTGTTCTAGGACTGAGTTGAATCATAAATGGATATAAGCAACAAGCTTCTTTGACTAGTACTTTAAGATGAGGCTACACAATGCACGTTTTCTTTGGATCTATTTGCCTAAATATGTGTCATACAATGAGAAACCATAGGTGTCTTGACTTTCTTCTCTTTGGAGGGAACATATGATATATCCTCGGAGTTACCTTCATTCTTTGTTCCTAAAACTTGAGCAATTAGCTGTTATTATGATGTGCAGCTTATAAACTAGAAGATCAAACAATAAATATAGAAGTGACAGATGTATGAAACACAACCTGCCAAGTTTCATTAGCTGGCTTGCATTCTGACACTTGCTTTTAGTCCTTTGTATCTTAATATCAATATTAAAATGTGTGCTTGGATTAGGTATTCTtttaagagcttgagttccttCCTCTAGTCACTCTGATGGGATTGTTAAAATGTGAGGAAATCTCGTTATATTCCTTCTATTGTCAAAGAGAAACTGTAGAAAAGTGTCAAAATTTGTTGGAGTTGTAAGGACAAAGCACAGTTAAAGTATGAGCTTTAGCAAAGAAAGGCGCCAATCAAGAATATATACAAATAGTTAATTATTTGCAGAATATATCTGGACCCCCTTGAACTTAGCACATTTTGTTCAGTGCACACCTGAACTAATTTTGGTTCTAATTACTCCCTGAACTTCGCATTTGATAGCCTCGACCCTCCGGGATGCTGATGTGGCAAAAACCATAAATACACTCTCTTTTAGGCCATGGATGGGAAAAAAAGAAATTAGCTTTCAAGTGGGGTATTTTCCAACTATTATTGCCACATAATAAAATACAATGATTTATTTGTTCCTATTGTATTTCTCCTTGTTTCTTCTTAATATACATGGCGTATTTTATCCCAATTGTGTTTGTTTCCTCTTTAGATACAGTGGTTATTTGTTCCAACTGTGTAAATCCTCTTTTTTCTTTTCGGGCCAAATCAAACTTCATTAGTTGAGCTAAATAAAAAGAAGGTTTAGCCAAAGCAATGGAGTTCAAAGAGTGTACTTTCTAGAGAAAGAAAAAGATTGTGTATTTTTTCCTCATGCAATAGCTATTTGTTTtaactatttattatttttttgggtcAAATTTGTAAAACATTTGGTTGGAATTTCATTATTTTTTTGCTAATGCAATGGAGTTCAAACCGTGCATTTTCTAGagaaagaataatttctttttttcATGCAATAGTTATTTGTTTtaactatatatttatttttttggggTCAAATTTGTAAAACATTTGGTtagaattttattatttttagccaaaaTAATGGAGTTCGTTTGcgtatttctttttatttcttctttagatGCAATTTTTTTTTGGTCAAGTATGTAAAAATAACTTAGATTAGAATATCATTATCTTTAGCCAAACAAAACAATTGTAGCCAAAACAATGTTGTTCTAAGTTTTTTTACATATATGGCCCGAAAAAGATGATCCATGTAATTGGTGGGTTTAAAAGGATAAAAAAATATACTTTCAAAGATTGTCTTTGCCTTctcagaaaaagaagaagaaaaattcatTATAATTCTAAACGTTTTTGCTAATTTTTatacttagggtgtgtttggtataaatGTTTTTCAACTTTCCCATGTTTGGTTAGCTTAAAtgttatgaaaaaatatttttcttgtgaaatcatttttctccttaccccacttgtgggattccacTGGGTTGTCGTTGAAATCATTTTTCTCCAAATGGTGGAAAATGACTTCCCTACCAAGAggagggaaaacattttccaaggCTCTCTTTCAACTTTCCCCATCCCACCCTTACCCCCCCAATCCACACCCTTGCCACCCCCTATCCCCGGAGCCTTGACCTACCACACTGTACCTCGACCTCGCCCGGACCTACCCCCACCATGGCACCCTCCGCCCACCCTCTAACTCCCCGCCCTGACCAACCTCCCCCTTCCTGGCCCACCGCCCACTTCCCCTAcccaatttggtcaagggcaacTTTCAAGTGGAGGGCAAACGTAAACCATTTGGACCCATATTAGTCCGAACATTAAACTTGGGATAAATATTAACAATTTTCTAAAGTATAGGTGTAAATATGATCATTTTCTTTTTTAATGATTCTGTTAGCTGAATTGAAAACAAGGGCAAATGTGTGCCAGTTGTGTAACGACGAGGGTATGATTGACTAGGGCTGCTTATcaggcggattgggcggttatttactcttaacggtttggcttatcggttatcggcttttaaatatattaatccgctagccacccgataagatatcaggcggattggtatcggtttagctcttatcgggcggttatcgggcggtttatcggattATTTGCTGACCGCtgtgactcaaaataaaattcatatgctcagcagactacattccagtctatagaatatgacacctaagaagagagctaaaTAGAAGAAATATAGAGCTACATTCTAGCGTATTTCCCAGTAGAATCATCTCTGGGGATGAGCCTATTAACAACTTATAACTAtcagaagaaatagaagagaacactgggtataacacatgacatcaaaattatctaatagtaactaactggaatagtaaattataactaaatgtctaatagtaaattagtaatagatagagtactggaagtggaagaagggtttttgattatttaatatatatatggatcaaaataaattttatatacatatatatatatatatatatatatatatattttcttaacgggttaacggattatccgttaagaaaattgaataatccgcccccaaaccgataagccgttaataaaaaaatttcaatccgttccccgtccgttaaaccgttaaaccgataccaataagccattaagcttcggttttggttcggttttcggtttcggttcgattttgaacacccctatgATTGACCCCAACTTTAAAGGAGGGTAAAAGTAGACCATTTCACAAACCACAAGGGCAATTTGaaccttttcctttttctcttttgaAGTTTGGCAGGGGATATCAATAACCTCCGACTGGTGTTAATGTCATTGTTTTCTTATTCAACATTTGAATTTGCATGTTTTCTTTGGTTTTTGATTATAGCTTGTTTGAGGGCTGTCTTTCTTGATGCATATGTTATTTTGAACCACTGCACGCATGCTTCCATGTTCCATCCTGGACTGTACAGCTGGAAGTTACTGATATCTATTCCTGAGATACTGTATGTTCAGCTTTTTGACTTGATCTGCGTTCATTCTGTTTTCATTGGGGACAGAGGGCGGATGCATCAACTGACTGGAGAGAATTTACAAGTCCTCAGGGAAAAAAGTGTGTAACTTATATAGGTTCTTCTTGTCCTTGTTCTGGTTGTTCTTTTACAGTGTGGATACTTTTGTGTGTTATTTATGCATAATGCTGATTGCTTTGATTATTCTCTACAGGTATTACTACAACAAGGTTACTAGAAAGTCAAAATGGAAAATGCCTGATGAAGTCAAGGTGATGTTAAATTTTAAATCCAATATGGATTTTTCATTGCTTTAAATTCCATGATAAAAAAAGAGGAAACTATTCTGTTTTGTTGTATCTGTTTCTCAAAAATCTATTATTTATGCATCCACAGTTGGCTCGTCAGGGTATGAAAGTGGATTTAGTCAAGGGATTGGGAAAAGAAAGGGACAGTATTTCACACGCTTCTGATTTTGGATCCATTTCTGGTGTGAAAACATCATCCCCCAGTGCAAATGGTTCACTAGTCTCAGCACAAGGAGCTATGTCAAGCCCAATTGCTGTGGCACCAGTTTCTAACTTACCAACTATTGTGGCTTCAGAATCATCAAGTTTATCTGGTAATATTTCTTCCCTGACGATTGGTGCAGTCGAAATGCAGAATTCTTTGGAACCTGCCTCGCCAGCTGTTGCTACTTCAGAGAAAAATGGAACAGCAGTAACCTTGGAAAATTCTGTTGCAACACCAGTGTATGCTAGAAAGATTCATATGTTTCAGATTAAATTTGCCTCTGGCTTGTGTTGCTATCATATTTGGACTTCAATTTTTGCAGGACTAGTTCTGAGTTTCCTTCAGCTCAGGACTCAATAGTGTATGAAGATGGAGTTTCTCTGGAAAATACGGAGGTACTTTGCCTTTTTGAAATAATTATGCGATTAGGTAAGTACTAGTGGTTAAAACCCTAAGAAAGCTTTTATTAGCTGGATGTTGATCCAACAATGTACTGCAGTTGTTAGTCAATTGCTAACAGGTAAAGATTATGCTCCAATGAGTTTTTCTCTTCTGTACTTTGTGCTTGATGTTGTGCCTTAAATGCAGGAAGTTAAGAAAGATGCTACGATATCTGAAACAGGCAGTGTTACTCCATCAGAAGAGAAAACAGTTGAGCCGGGACCATTAGTTTATGAGAGCAAAGCGGTAAATTTAATTGTTTTTCCGTTTTTCTCCCTTTGTTGTAtgttctgaaaatttctcttaCTCCTATTCTCCTGTTTAAGTATCTGAGCTTTATTACCTCGAGTTATTGCTTACATTGCTTGTTATGATATCCTTTTGCATATTGTCTTCAACTCTTGGCTGCTAAATTCAGGAGGCAAAGAGTGCATTCAAAATTCTTCTAGAGTCTGCAAATATTGGGTCTGACTGGACGTGGGATCAGGTTTATTACTTGCTTTGTTTTGTGCATGCGGAATAATTGAGGAAGATCATTTGATATGAATTGTATTTGTCAGGCAATGAGAGCAATAATCAATGACCGGAGATATGGTGCTCTAAAATCTCTTGGTGAGCGGAAGCAAGCTTTTAATGAGGTATCTCTCCTAGTAGGCATTTGATGATGATGCAGTTGATGGAAAATTTTCCCTTTCCAGTTGATGTTTTGGTTACATAACAAATATCTGGAATGGGTCAATTGCTGCTTCAATGTTTCAGCATACTGTACTTAAAAAAGTATAAGATCTATAGCTTAATATGTAAGTTCTGTGTTCTGTTCCAGTATCTGAGCCATAAGAAAAAACTGGAAGCTGAAGAGAGACGTGTTAAACAGAAGAAAGCTCGGGAAGATTTCAGGATAATGTTAGAAGTAAGCGAAATGTTCTTTTTATGATTTTCTTTTGTGAGTTTCTTCCATTTGATATATCTTAATGTGTAAGACACTTGGTATATTTcacttatttaaaaaaaaaaagatttgatTTTCACAACAATTGCTGTTATTTTTCAATCTTCCACAGGAGTGCAAGGAGCTGGCACCATCTACAAGATGGAGGTTTGTCTTTCATTTGTAATGCTAAGTTGTATGCTGCTGGTTTTCTGTTCTTGATCATTGTTTGTATTTTTTGTGTACCTTGAATTTGCTCCATCATTTGTGCAAGTTCAGTTTGATCCACTAACTATCTGCTATTGATTATTCAGTAAGGCAATCTCCATATTCGAACATGATGAACGTTTTAAAGCTGTTGAACGAGCAAAAGATCGTGAGGACCTTTTTGAAGATTATATGGAGAAACTTGAGAAAAAGGTGAATCTTCTTCCACAGAGTTAGTAAAGGAAGGCACTTACAAGAAGTTGTGGATTTCCCTTGTGTCAATCAATTCTTGTCTGCTTGTATTTGTTAGAATCCAGCATTGGTTAAGTTGCAGGCTGTTATTTCCTTGTATGATCTTGGACAAGCCTCACTAATTGAGTTAGCCTTTCATGTTGAGTTAGGCAAGCCACAAGGTCCATTATCTTAAACATGGTATTAGAGGCAGATTTATTCTGATGCTAGACTATTCATTGTTAGCCCACCAAGGTTACTCAACGCCCCAAATGTCCAGTCTTGGGTGTGCAATTAATGTGTTAGAATCCCACATCGGTTGGGCTTATGGGTTGTAGTTTCCTTTATATGGTCTTGGACAATCTTAAACATGGTTTAAGAGGCAGACCTATCCTGATGCTAGACTATTCAATATTAGCCACGTAGGTTACTCGATGCTCTGTCCAGTCTTGGGCATGCGATTAATGTGTTAGAATCCCTCATCAGTTAGGTGTATGGGCTGTAGTTTCCTTATATGGTCTTGGACAATTCTCCCCACCTTAGCTTTCAGAATTGAGTTAGGTTCTCGGTTCATTACCTCAACAATATTCATTCCATTCCCTCTGCAAAACGTCTTTTAATTTGTTacccttttttttttggtttaaagAGGGAAAAAATAAGTGTTCTAAAGTTTCAACTTAAAATCTAGTGTTCATTGAATAAATTTTAAATGGGTTCTCAAGGGGCGACAGCATTTTAAATTTGTTCACCAATGAATTCCAATCTAAACAGACTTTTAATTGGTATTTCTGCACACACTTTCTTATCTTCACTCTTCCGTCTTTCCTGTACTGAATGGAATTTTGCTTGAATCGAAACCATGACACGCTTCTTTCTCCCTCCCTCTGCTGATCCCTTTCGCCCCAAAAAATAGAAGAAGCTTTTCAATACTTTCATGCAAGTGTAGATGATGTCCCTTTTTAGAAGTGGTCTGCTTTAAAGAGAAATTTTATCTTATTACTTTGTACTGAATCTTTTTTAGGAGCGTGCAAGGGCATTGGAGGAGCAGAAGCGCAACAGAGTGGagtatttagaatttttaaaaTCCTGTGACTTTATTAAGGTATTTGTCCCAGTGGAATTAGCACCAGTTCCTATATTATGTTTTTCCATTTCCAGGAGGTAGAACTTTCTTTTGTTGCTGACTTCTTTTGTTCAGGCCAGCAGCCAGTGGCGGAAAGTTCAGGACcgcttagaagatgatgaaagaTGCTCTTGCCTTGAGAAAATTGACCGTTTGGAGATTTTCCAGGTAGTTCTTATTTTTCTTACTCAAACAATTTTTTTAACATCTCATTTTGTAAGCACCAGCATTGAAGTTATGTtgcaaccttttttttttttttttgcttttctgTACATTAGGAATATATACGTGATTTAGAGAGGGAAGAGGAGGAGCACAGGAAACTGCGGATGGTATATTGTTAATTGGACTCTGGGGTTTGCCATTAAATTTACCTTTTGAGACTTTGTTTTATCTCTTTCTGACTGAACATATACCACGGATTCAAATAGGATGAATTGAGGAAAGCAGAACGTAAAAATCGTGATGAGTTCCGAAAACTGATGGAAGAGCATCTTGCTGCGGGAATACTTAATGCAAAAACTAACTGGCGTGATTATTGCATCAAGGTTATTAATTCTTTCTTACTTTCCCTGAGAGTGATTAtattcattaatttcctttttGTTTTGTGTTCTTTTTGAATTTCATAACCAAGAatttccttctttattttttgtGCTTTCAGGTCAAAGATTTACCTGCATATCAGGCTGTCTCATCAAATACCTCAGGGCCAACAGCAAAAGACTTATTTCAAGATGTTTTTGATGAGCTGGAGAAACAGGTGAACATAGGTTGCTAGTATCTCTCTAAGTAGTACATTGGCTCACAAATGTACTGGTGAAGTTTCTTGTGGCGTGGGAGATATGTTTCATGTGAATTTCTGTGGATGATAGCATTTTGCTTTTTATTGTTGATTAGTATTACCAAATCATGCTTAATTCGGCCTGATATCAAAGAGGAAAAGGAGGTACTGATGGAAATAATATTGTAGGATATGGAATTTAGAGGTTAGAGAAAAAGGACTATACTTTTGTGGCACAATTGCTATGTGAAAAGGTGTGTGCACAGATTTTCTTTTTATAAGGTTTTCATATCCTTTCCACTAGACAAACACAGATTGAATTTACAAACTGAGTGTTCTGCAGAGATCATGGTGCCAAACAACCAAATTGATTTATTAAAGCAAGCAAGGACTAAATTGGTGATATATCTGTCAACTACAGTTTGTAAGGGGATTTAACAAATCAGCCGTCATAAATTTTTTGATCTGAAGCATTTTAGTCAATTACCAGTTGAAGCCTGACATGCCTCCACGATCTTCTCTGTTTGCTCATCAATCAGAGACAGAATCTCCGACAGATTTTACTAGTGCAAGC
Encoded proteins:
- the LOC104098947 gene encoding pre-mRNA-processing protein 40A-like isoform X3; its protein translation is MANNSHFTGMQPPIPPLAGPPGPHQGAIPSMSLQQFQPMLPPQQAQPYVSGPSQQFQPLGHTNVAMPPQPSQIQFPQPMQQVAGRPVVGGHIMPQGPPTPHDFQRNRPVTPVQAPLQPNLPMSNNHMPGAGGPSLPLSSSYNVNADSSSSQYQMQTHDHSFPSGGQPWMSTSNHNVNSVTNMQKTGELAAHLAVPEAVYGVDSVETALSDWIEHASRKGKKYYYNRRTRISSWEKPLELMTDMERADASTDWREFTSPQGKKYYYNKVTRKSKWKMPDEVKLARQGMKVDLVKGLGKERDSISHASDFGSISGVKTSSPSANGSLVSAQGAMSSPIAVAPVSNLPTIVASESSSLSGNISSLTIGAVEMQNSLEPASPAVATSEKNGTAVTLENSVATPVTSSEFPSAQDSIVYEDGVSLENTEEVKKDATISETGSVTPSEEKTVEPGPLVYESKAEAKSAFKILLESANIGSDWTWDQAMRAIINDRRYGALKSLGERKQAFNEYLSHKKKLEAEERRVKQKKAREDFRIMLEECKELAPSTRWSKAISIFEHDERFKAVERAKDREDLFEDYMEKLEKKERARALEEQKRNRVEYLEFLKSCDFIKASSQWRKVQDRLEDDERCSCLEKIDRLEIFQEYIRDLEREEEEHRKLRMDELRKAERKNRDEFRKLMEEHLAAGILNAKTNWRDYCIKVKDLPAYQAVSSNTSGPTAKDLFQDVFDELEKQYLDDKSRIRDAVRMAEIGLTSTWTLEDFKVAIAKDISSPPISDTNLKFVFEELLERAREREEKEAKRRKRLADEFYELLHTSKEITASSKWEDCKSIFGDRIMGEESFLLEIFDKFSSELKEKAKEKERKRQEDKARKEKERKDREKKKEKHRRDKDRGDKSRKERERTKKDGTDSDKADTYSFEEIKRLGSDRDKKHRKRHMSSFDDNENEKDHSRNSYRHDNDHKKSKQVDQHVWSSEVNSEGQHKKQKRDHRSGSHRDGDSEDHKDGEFGEDGEVR
- the LOC104098947 gene encoding pre-mRNA-processing protein 40A-like isoform X2 produces the protein MANNSHFTGMQPPIPPLAGPPGPHQGAIPSMSLQFQPMLPPQQAQPYVSGPSQQFQPLGHTNVAMPPQPSQIQFPQPMQQVAGRPVVGGHIMPQGPPTPHDFQRNRPVTPVQAPLQPNLPMSNNHMPGAGGPSLPLSSSYNQVNADSSSSQYQMQTHDHSFPSGGQPWMSTSNHNVNSVTNMQKTGELAAHLAVPEAVYGVDSVETALSDWIEHASRKGKKYYYNRRTRISSWEKPLELMTDMERADASTDWREFTSPQGKKYYYNKVTRKSKWKMPDEVKLARQGMKVDLVKGLGKERDSISHASDFGSISGVKTSSPSANGSLVSAQGAMSSPIAVAPVSNLPTIVASESSSLSGNISSLTIGAVEMQNSLEPASPAVATSEKNGTAVTLENSVATPVTSSEFPSAQDSIVYEDGVSLENTEEVKKDATISETGSVTPSEEKTVEPGPLVYESKAEAKSAFKILLESANIGSDWTWDQAMRAIINDRRYGALKSLGERKQAFNEYLSHKKKLEAEERRVKQKKAREDFRIMLEECKELAPSTRWSKAISIFEHDERFKAVERAKDREDLFEDYMEKLEKKERARALEEQKRNRVEYLEFLKSCDFIKASSQWRKVQDRLEDDERCSCLEKIDRLEIFQEYIRDLEREEEEHRKLRMDELRKAERKNRDEFRKLMEEHLAAGILNAKTNWRDYCIKVKDLPAYQAVSSNTSGPTAKDLFQDVFDELEKQYLDDKSRIRDAVRMAEIGLTSTWTLEDFKVAIAKDISSPPISDTNLKFVFEELLERAREREEKEAKRRKRLADEFYELLHTSKEITASSKWEDCKSIFGDRIMGEESFLLEIFDKFSSELKEKAKEKERKRQEDKARKEKERKDREKKKEKHRRDKDRGDKSRKERERTKKDGTDSDKADTYSFEEIKRLGSDRDKKHRKRHMSSFDDNENEKDHSRNSYRHDNDHKKSKQVDQHVWSSEVNSEGQHKKQKRDHRSGSHRDGDSEDHKDGEFGEDGEVR